A section of the Chelmon rostratus isolate fCheRos1 chromosome 16, fCheRos1.pri, whole genome shotgun sequence genome encodes:
- the LOC121620022 gene encoding kelch-like protein 10: protein MSGSVFNELRLEGALCDAVIKVQDVEFQIHKIILCKCSPYFRALFVHWSDPDKKVFDITDASPAVMQLIIEFAYTDSVSVTTDNVQELLVAADLFNIMDVVKACCNFLGEQLSPSNCIGVWHFTNTYFFDRLRLKAYSYITDHFEEVAACEEFQHLSVQELADILDRDDLNVRQESTVYEAVLRWITHKLEERKTHLAVLFPKVRLTLTTAEYIIQNVLSNELVRSNTQCLCITTEAINRLRTNSGVHNRLSCPRLPGTILIAIGGWSISSATNCVEVYDVRADHWITVFSAEHPRAYHGTACLNGYIYCIGGFDRLRYFNTVRRFNLITHTWHEAAPMHCCRCYVSVTVLNGCIYAMGGFDGHVRLSTAERYSPETNQWTFIADMHEQRSDANCATLYNKVYICGGFNGNECLTTCEYYNPETNEWTMVRPMHNRRSGNGVVAYADHIYAVGGFNGDNRLSSAEAYNPRTNTWHAVSSMWTTRSNFGIEVIENKLFVVGGYNGATVTSKVEYYNAATDEWTEACDMETSRSALSCCVVSRLPNLANYVVPRDLLPRLLFGG, encoded by the exons ATGTCAGGATCAGTATTCAACGAGCTCCGTCTGGAGGGAGCCTTATGTGACGCTGTCATCAAAGTCCAGGATGTCGAATTTCAAATCCACAAGATCATCCTCTGTAAATGCAGCCCATACTTCCG AGCTCTCTTCGTACACTGGTCAGACCCAGACAAAAAGGTCTTTGACATCACGGATGCGTCTCCTGCCGTGATGCAGCTCATCATTGAGTTTGCATACACCGACTCTGTTTCTGTGACAACGGACAACGTAcaggagctgctggtggcagCCGATCTGTTCAATATAATGGACGTTGTGAAAGCCTGCTGCAACTTCCTGGGGGAGCAGCTCAGCCCAAGCAACTGCATCGGCGTCTGGCACTTCACCAACACCTACTTCTTCGACCGACTGCGGCTCAAGGCCTACAGCTATATCACTGATCACTTTGAGGAGGTTGCCGCCTGTGAAGAGTTTCAGCACCTCTCCGTGCAGGAGCTCGCTGACATCCTTGACAGAGACGACCTCAATGTGAGACAGGAGAGCACCGTGTACGAGGCCGTCCTTCGCTGGATCACCCACAAACTTGAGGAACGAAAAACACACCTTGCTGTGCTCTTCCCTAAG GTCCGGCTGACCTTGACAACTGCAGAGTACATTATACAGAATGTGCTGTCCAATGAGCTAGTGAGGAGCAACACTCAGTGCCTGTGCATTACCACAGAAGCCATAAATCGCCTCAGGACAAACAGCGGTGTCCACAACCGTCTCAGTTGCCCTCGCCTGCCTGGTACCATCCTGATTGCCATTGGAGGCTGGAGCATCAGCAGTGCAACTAACTGCGTTGAGGTGTACGATGTCCGCGCCGACCACTGGATCACTGTATTCTCTGCTGAGCATCCCCGTGCCTATCACGGCACTGCCTGCCTCAATGGGTACATCTACTGCATCGGTGGCTTCGACAGGCTGCGGTATTTCAACACCGTGCGCCGATTCAACCTGATCACACACACCTGGCACGAGGCTGCACCCATGCACTGCTGCCGCTGCTATGTGAGCGTCACTGTGCTGAACGGGTGCATCTATGCAATGGGAGGTTTTGATGGGCATGTGCGACTCAGCACTGCAGAGCGCTACAGTCCCGAGACCAACCAGTGGACTTTCATTGCAGACATGCACGAGCAGAGGAGCGACGCCAACTGCGCAACCCTCTACAACAAG GTTTACATTTGTGGTGGTTTCAATGGAAACGAGTGCCTGACCACTTGTGAATATTACAACCCAGAGACCAACGAGTGGACAATGGTGAGGCCCATGCACAATCGACGCAGTGGGAATGGCGTTGTTGCGTATGCAGATCACATCTATGCA GTTGGTGGCTTCAATGGCGACAACCGTCTGAGCAGCGCTGAGGCCTACAACCCCCGGACCAACACCTGGCACGCAGTGTCCTCTATGTGGACCACCCGCAGCAATTTTGGCATCGAAGTGATTGAGAATAAGCTCTTTGTTGTCGGGGGCTACAACGGCGCCACCGTGACCTCTAAAGTTGAGTACTACAACGCAGCAACTGATGAGTGGACGGAGGCCTGTGACATGGAGACCTCCCGCAGTGCTCTGAGCTGCTGCGTGGTATCCAGGCTCCCCAACTTGGCCAACTATGTTGTCCCTCGTGACCTCCTGCCGCGTTTATTATTTGGAGGGTAG